The DNA segment CGATATAGCTCGTCATGCGAAAGAATGCCAAATGGAGATTTTCCGGTTCTCTCCATCCCAGATTGATCCACTCACGCTTATGGTTAACGGGAGAAAATATCAACCAATAGACCAATCCTGGGTCGAATGTGAATGTCCGATTCCCACCATTATTTATGATCGATGTTTTTACGGAGATGATGACCATTCCAAACAATGCATGCCAATTGTCTCCTGGCTAAAAAGCAGACAGGAGATTACTTTTTTAGGATATGGATTACCAAATAAACTTGAATTATATCATTCATTGAAAGAAACACTTCTATCTTCCTACCTTCCTGTAAGTCAAGCCGTATCAGAACCATCCCTAATCATACAAAAATTATCTTCCATTCAAAGAATTATTTTAAAGCCAGTTAACGGGTCACAAGGGTACGGTATTTATTACTTGAAGAGGAATGACAAAACCTATCAAGTAAAAACAGAAAAGAACAAAGAAATTATTACGCGTATTTTTCCAAATGAAACGAAACTTCTTCTTTGGCTAAACACATTGCTAAAAAAGCATAAGTATCTACTACAACCATACCTAGAGTTAACCAATAATGAATTACAACCATTTGATATACGTGTTCTTCTTCAAAAAAATGAAAAAGGGGGTTGGGTTGAAGGTGGTAGAGGGGTCCGTGTAGGCAGTACTGGGGGAATCTTATCAAACTTAAGTGCCGGTGGCTCGGTGTTCCCTTTTAATACTTGGCTAAAAACGTTACCCACTATAACTGCCGAGTATATCCGCCAAGAATTAAATTATATTCTTACGAACCTCCCATCCATTTTAGAACAAGAATTTATGCCTTTATTTGAAATTGGAGTAGATATAGGCGTGGCAAAAAATGGAGGGTTATGGATTCTTGATATGAATTCAAAACCAGGAAGAAAAGTTCTTTTACAAACCCAACCAAATGTTCAAGATGTACTCTCGCGCGCTCCCCTTCTTTATGGAAAATACCTTTCTCAGTCGGAAGAAACAGAAAGGAAGATCTATTATGAGAAAACATTATCTCATTGAGGTAGTTGATAATGACCAAATGGTTGTTTTTTGTCCATCAGCTATACTTCGAGACACACAAATAAAAAGTATTGCTTTTGGTTCAAAATCTGTGGAGGTTGATTTTCTACAACATCCAGACAATGAAGAGACAATCGTAATGAGTCGGAGAATTCAAAAAGCCATTCAGCTTCCCTCCTTTAAGGTTCCCCTTCATGCGTTCATAGACAATCAAATCCTCACCATCGGTCCACTTGTGGGCATATTTACGGCAGGTTTTACAACTGATCCATTCCTTCCAATGGGTGACAGGACGACTTTTTTTGCAAAACTGCTCTCTGTTAATAAAACCGTAGGTGCCCTGCCTTTTGTCTTTGGAGAGCAGCATATTAATTGGGAACATGGAACGATTGAGGGGTATTTTTTTCATCAACATTCATGGGAAACAGTGGATGTGCCGTTTCCAAATGTAATTTATGACCGACTTCCCAATCGGAGAAGTGAAGGAAATCCAAAACTAATTATGGTTAGGGACAGATTGCAAAAGGAATATCTCATTCCGTGGTACAATCCAGGATTCTTTAATAAGCTTGATATTTACGAGCGACTTCAACAGGACACATCTGTGACAAGCTATCTTCCTGAAACCTTTCCTTTTATCTCATTTTCTATTATTGAAATCATGTTATCCAAATATGGTCATATTTTTATAAAGCCCAAAAATGGTAGCCTAGGGTTAGGTGTTCATCAAATTATTTATGACAAATTAACTGACGATTATTATATTCGATATCAGGACAGAGAAGGAACAAACCGCTTGCGCAAATTCTCTACTATTGAAAAACTATTCAACTCTGTTTTTGCGAATCAATCGCTTGAAAACATGATAGTTCAACAAGGAATTCACTTGCTCAGAAACGAACAGCGTTCTATAGACTTTCGTGTTCATACGAATAAAGATGAATTTGGGAAATGGCATATGACCGCGATTGCTGCAAAAATTGCTGGTGCGGGCAGCGTGACAACACATACCAGGAGTGGTGGAGAAATTAAAACACTGGAAGAGATTTTTACGAAAGAAGAATGCAAGATATACACAGAAAAGTTGTCTACAGCAGCTCTGATGCTCAGTTCGGCTCTTGATCAAGTAATTGAAGGAATTATTGGTGAGATTGGATTTGATATAGGGATTGATCGTAATGGAGAGGTTTGGCTTTTTGAAGCAAATTCAAAACCAGGCCGTTCCATTTTTAGTCATCCTGAATTAGAAGAGTTTGATTTGCTAACCCGTAAGCTTTCGATTGCATTCGCCGTTTTTCTTACCGAGCAATCTTTGTTACACCCTGAGGAACTTTTCAAATGATTTCTAAAAATGAACGTCCACTGATTGGAATTATGACTGCAAAAAAAGCAAATGGAACGTTAGCCGGTAATGGACTCCTCTTTATAGAATTACAAAAAAAGCTTATTTCATTAAACGGAATAAGCTTTGTTTTTACTCCAGAGGATGTAGAAGATGAACGAATCATTGGCTATTCCTACTCCCTTGAAAAAAAGTGCTGGAGAAAAGAAACATTCCCCTATCCAGATCTAGTTTATAATCGCATTCCCTTTCGAAAATCAGAACAAGACGTACCAAGTCAAAGAATTTTTTCTAGGTTAAAAGAAAAAAAGATTCCGTATTTTAATCCTGGTTTTATCGATAAGTATGAGCTCTATGAACTGTTAAAAAATCATGATGTCCTTCACCGCTTCCTACCACAAACAAAACAGGTCAATCACAGGCAAGAATTGGCTTTCTTTCTAAACAAACATACAAGCATTTATTTAAAACCAGCACAATCAGCTAAAGGTAAAGGCATATTTCGCTTAAATCGGATTGGCCCGGAACAACTCCAGTTTGAATCCATTCAAATGACTGAAAACTTTCGTTCCTTAGATGACTTTTGGGAGAAATGGAGTAAGGAACTGCTCGACAAAAACTATTTGGCACAAGAAGAAATACAATCTGCAAAATATGAAGGGGCCCGATTTGATTTTCGTATTCTAGCCCATGCAGAATATGATACCTATATTCTTACTGGAGTTGGTATTAGGCAATCCCACAAACAAGTCATCACCACGCATATACCATCTGGAGGAAAACTCCTTCCATATAAGCTACTGCAATCAGAGGAACATGATCAATTCTTTCAACTGATTGTCCCTTATATCGGCAACGCATTATCAACCAAGTTTGGCTATTTCGGTGAATTTTCTATTGATGCCTGTATTAGTGAAGATGGTAAGTATTATATCTTTGAGGTAAACTCGAAACCGATGAGTTTCGATGAACCCCATATTGAAGATAGAAAAATAGAGCAGCTTTGCCGCCTATTTCTACAGTTGATAAAAAATTAACTGTAAATTATATTTAAATACTCATTTATTAGAGGTAATCTATTAGTAAAGGAACTTTAATGGGTGGAGGTTATTAGCATGATTATGCACTTTCAGTTTAAAGCGTTATTTGATAATAAGAATATTCCTGGTTGGAATTTTTCCTTTTACTATAAAAAACAAAGATATACAGGCATATATCATCAGACAGGAAAGGTAGAATGGACAACAAACACTCCTGAACAAGAAGAGATTGAGTCCCTAACGAGCCAAATTCATGAGTTAATGCTTTATCATGTGTACGAATAATTCTGAATGAAAATGTTTCCTTTCCATAAACTATTGTTAGAAATGTGGAAGGGACTGGTGAAATGAAAGGAAGAAAGAATAATCCAGTAGATCAGGGTTCTGCCTATGAGGGTCGGGATCAGGCATTTGTTGATGTGGACCGGATGATTAATGAGGGTCTCTCCGGTGGGTCCGTGCATTCTCGCTATGAATCAACAAATATTGAAGAAGCACGTGAACTCCCTGAAGAGCAACCACCATATGAATGTGATTAAATTAAAAGAGAAAGAGCTGACCTCAAATAAAAGGTTCAGCTTTTTTTATTGTCCTACTACCTTTGTTATAATAAAAGGAATTAAAAATTATATAGAAAATCTAAATAAGGGAACTAAATTATGCTAAAAAAATTATTGTTACTTTATGAGAATTCGATTTTGTTCACTGAAAAACCAAAAAATCCATCAGACCAATTATATGTTTTTTTTAATGACATTGGAGATGAATGGATTGGAATCCCCAAGAATGAGATCAGTGATAAGGAATTAACCCTTTTAAAAACGATCTATACATTTGTTGATTATCAAGCAGACTTGGTCCCATCAACCGCTAAGGGATGGTACGATTTTTTATTGTTAGACGGGCCTCCTCCCATATTCCCATCTGATAGCTATTTTCGATTAATTCAGTTTCATATTAACGATAGCGATGCCAGTCAGATAGAAATGGAATCGGCTTTAAAAGGTTTTTTCACGGAAGAGGTCAACATCATCTGGGAAAGCAGCCGGCGAGGAATTGTCATAGAAGAAAAGAAACAAGTATCTTTATCAGAAGAAGAATTAATATCCATGTCTGAAACATTGGAAAGTGATTTTTATGTAAAAACTTCTTTCTTCATTGGGAAATTCCATCCCATTTCAGAGCAACTCCGGTTAAGATTTCTTCAGGAGAAGGAATATTTTTCTTTTGGAATGTCCTATTTAGGAACACATGATATTTTTACTTTTGAACATATATTTCCAGCGTATTTAGCTGCCCACTTGCCAATGGAATTAAAGAATAAATGCATTCAAGGAATCTCAGAAGTATTTACTGAGGACCAAGACTTGTTTTCGACTATAAAAGTTTTTCTAGAAAGCAATTTAAATGCGAGTTTGACGGCAAAAAAATTGTATATTCACAGGAATACGCTCCAATATCGTATCGATAAATTTCACGATAAAACAGGGATAGGTTTAAAGGATTTTTATGGAGCCTTTACGGTTTTCTTAGCCTGTCTACTTTTTGAACAAAACCATAAAAAATAACAAAGTGCCTAAAAAAAGCGTTTTCATCTTTGTGCAACTTGTCTATTCTGATTTATTCATTTTACCTGTAAACTAGGTTTATCAAAAGTACTAGGAGGAATCACTAGTGGCAGAACTTAAATTAGACCATATTTATAAAATTTATGATAACAAAGTAACAGCAGTTCAAGATTTCAATTTACACATTGAAGACAAGGAATTTATCGTATTCGTTGGACCATCTGGTTGTGGTAAGTCAACAACACTTCGAATGATTGCAGGACTTGAAGATATTTCAAAAGGTGATTTTTTCATTGATGGAAAAAGAGTAAACGATGTAGCTCCAAAGGATCGTGACATCGCGATGGTTTTCCAAAACTACGCTCTTTATCCACACATGACTGTATATGATAACATGGCTTTCGGTTTAAAGCTACGCAAATTCCCTAAGGATGAAATTGACCGTCGTGTCAAAGAAGCAGCAAAAATTCTAGGATTAGAAGCTTACTTAACACGTAAACCAAAAGCTCTTTCAGGTGGTCAGCGTCAGCGTGTTGCTCTAGGACGTGCGATTGTGCGTGATGCAAAAGTATTCTTAATGGACGAACCATTATCAAACCTTGATGCAAAGCTTCGTGTACAAATGCGTGCCGAAATTGCAAAATTACACCGCCGTTTAGATACAACAACTATTTATGTTACTCACGACCAAACAGAAGCCATGACAATGGCGACAAGATTAGTCGTTATGAAAGACGGGATCATTCAGCAAGTAGGTTCACCAAAAGAAGTGTATGAAAAGCCTGAAAATGTGTTCGTAGGTGGTTTCATTGGTTCTCCTGCTATGAACTTCTTTAATGGTAAGCTAGAAGACGGTAAGTTTGTCATTGGAAAAAATTCAATCGCTGTTCCAGAAGGAAAAATGAAATTCCTTCGTGAGCAAGGCTATGTAGGAAAATCAATTATCCTTGGGGTTCGCCCAGAAGATATTCATGATGAGCCAGTATTCATTGATGCCTCTGTAGGTACAAAAATCTCTGCAACAATTGATGTAGCTGAATTAACAGGCGCAGAATTAATGGTTTATTCATCTCTTAGTGACCAAGATTTTGTCGCACGCCTCGATTCTCGTGCAGATGTTCACCCTGGAGATACAGTAGACCTTGCTTTTGATCTAAACAAAGCTCATTTCTTTGATGCTGATTCAGAATTTAGAATCCGCCCATAATGTTTTTTATAAATCAAGAGGCTGACTCATTTGGGGTCAGCCTTTTATTCTTTTATGAAAATAAGTTCATCGTTATCACAGACTGGACACCGGTATAGATGAGGGCATTTCTGTCCAGAATGGGAATCGGGGTACCCGTCTTCCATTTTCATTAAATCAATCTCCATATATGGGCTATAATCATCGTAATAATCACTTAGCCTCCCACTTTCCAACATTGGATTACCACACTTGGTACACAATAAATAAACTTCCCTCAAGCCATTACACACCGGGCAGATTGACATATGCTTCACCCTTTTGATTATGATTTATCTTAGTTTGCGTTAGATTAACCACCCTATGTAGTGGAATAAATTACTAAATAATATCTCGAATAAGTCCTTAAGAATGATTCATAATAAACATTACAAAGCAACACAACAAAGCAACACAAACAAAGCGGTGGATGAAACAAACAACCATTTATAATATGGGTTAGGCCTAAGGTGGCAATATTATGGTTCAATTCCATACTGACCCCAAAATTATTAAGAGGAGTGTTATTCAACTATGGCAAGTAACAACAACTCTAATCAACTTTTAGTACCAGGCGTAGAGCAAGCATTAAGTCAAATGAAGTATGAAATCGCATCTGAATTTGGTGTAAACCTTGGTGCAGATACTACTTCACGTGCTAACGGATCTGTAGGTGGAGAAATCACTAAGCGTCTAGTTGCAATGGCTGAGTCTCAACTTGGCGGCGGGTTCCAACGCTAATTTTTAGTAAAACCAAGACAAATTAATAATATGGCTAAGCCCTCTCCTTTATGGAGAGGGCTTTCACATGATTTTATACCATATTTTCAGGCTTAATCCATTCTTCAAACTGTTCTGATGTAACATACCCCGTTTTTATTGCTGCTTCTCTTAATGAGCTATTTTCATTAAAGGCAAGCTTGGCAATTTCTGCCGCCTTTTCATAGCCGATATGCGGATTTAAAGCTGTAACAAGCATGAGTGATCGTTCCACATGTTCCTTTATGACCGCTTCGTTTGCTTCTAGCCCCACCACACAATTTTTGTTAAAGGATCGGAGTCCATCAGTCAGCAACCTGACTGATTGAATTAAGTTATAGATAATAACTGGCTTAAATACATTTAATTCAAAATTCCCTTGGCTTGCTGCAAAGCCAATTGTTGCATCATTTCCAAACACTTGGCATGCAATCATCGTTAAGGCCTCACTCTGAGTTGGATTTACTTTTCCCGGCATAATCGAACTTCCTGGCTCATTGGCTGGAATGCTGATTTCCCCGATACCACTTCTCGGCCCACTTGCCAGCCATCGTACATCATTGGCAATTTTCATTAAATCGGCAGCTAAAGCTTTTAGGGCTCCATGGACAAAGACAATTTCATCATGACTAGTTAATGCATGGAATTTATTTTCTGATGAACGGAATGAGTATCCCGTTAGTTGATTCAACTGCTCAGCCACCAACTGACCAAATTGAGGGTCCGCATTAATTCCTGTACCTACTGCCGTACCTCCTACTGCTAAGTCAAGTAAATATTGATTTGCTTCCTTAATCATCTTTTCATTTTTCTCAAGCATATATCTCCAGCCGCTAATCTCTTGTCCCAGTGTCAATGGAGTTGCGTCTTGTAAATGGGTTCTTCCAATCTTAACAATCTTTGCAAAAGCTTGTTCTTTCTCTATTAACGAATTTTTCAGTTCTATTATTGTCGGTAAAAGTTTCTCGGTAATCATCATATACGATGCAATATGCATGGCTGCTGGGAAGGTGTCGTTAGAACTTTGTGACTTATTAACATCATCATTAGGATGTATTTTCTCAAGGATTTCTTGCTCTTCTAACCACTTGTTTCCAAGATGAGCTATTACCTCATTAACGTTCATGTTGGATTGAGTACCACTACCTGTTTGCCAAACAACCAATGGAAAATGTTCATCATATGTGCCATTAAGGATTTCATCACATACATAATTAATTGCGTTCTGTTTATCTTCACTGAGCTTTCCTAGCCTATAATTGACCATTGCTGCTGTCTTTTTTATAAAAGTGAGCCCATAGATTAGTTCTAAGGGCATTTTCTCGATACCAATTTTGAAGTTCTCGCGGCTCCTTTGTGTTTGTGCTCCCCAAAATTTATCAATTGGAACTCGTACCTCACCAAGCGTATCCTTTTCTAATCGGAAGTCCTCCATTATCTTCACCCCACTATTATTACTCATCCATTATGTATACCCAATTTTACCCAAATTATTATAATAAAGGCGGTGTTAAAGAACATTGTTGATTTTTATACTCTGTTGATCGGAGCGGAAGGCGCGAAGACTCCTGTGGGAGTACGGTTCAGGGGAGACCCCGCAGGCGCAAGCGCCGAGGAGGCTCGCCGATACGCCCACGGAAAGCGAAGCGCCTGGAGCGGAAATCAACAGACAAGTTTAACAAAGCTATAATAAAAAAAACTGCGGACATTTTGTCCACAGCCTATGCTTTATAAATCGTATATCCGATATAATAAGAAAGAATTAAAAAACTACCAATTAACAGTACAACTGAATACTCACCCATATCCATCCCACCTTACATAATAATTTAAATACCTAAACATTTTTAAATTATCATAGAAAAACCGATGATCAAGTGATATAAGTTACACTTTAGTGAATGAGGAGTGAATTTTTTGTGAACATTTGCCTTTTAGGTGCAACAGGTAGAGTTGGATCTGTAATTCTAGAGAATGCCCTGGAACACAAGTTATCTGTAAAAGTACTCGTTAGAGACCGATCTAAATTACAAGTAACGTCTGATGGCCTTACTGTGAGGGAAGGAAATGTTTTAAATGAGAAGGATCTTGCCTTAACCATGATGGGAAGTACCGTGGTTATAAGTACACTGAATACAGATAAAAGTACAACTCTTTCAGAATCGATGCCACTAATTATTAAACAAATGAAGCACCATGGAATTAAGCGAATAATTACAGTTGGTACTGCTGGAATTCTTCAAGCACGGTCTGCTCCACATCTCTACCGCTTTCAATCTTTGGAGTCCAAGCGAACGAGCACACGGGATGCAGAAGAACATTTGAAGGCATATTTATTACTCAAGGATTCCGGCCTTGAGTGGACCATTGTCTGCCCTACTTATTTACCCATAGGAGTAAGGGTAGGACAGTACAGGTATGAACAGGACTTCCTTCCGGAGAATCCATCTTCCATTTCGATTTATGACACTGGGGATTTCACCTTTCAACAGCTGTTTTCCAATGAATTTATAGGAGCTAGAGTGGGATTAACCTATTAAAAAAAGTGGAGTAACCAATTTGGTTACTCCCTTTCTATTGTTATCCAGCTAATTCTGAACTTCCCTGCTGAAGTTGATACATCTGATAATATTTACCTTTACTGGCCATAAGCTCCTCATGATTGCCTTTCTCCACAATAACCCCTCTGTCTAACACCAAAATTTGGTCTGCATTCCGAATAGTTGATAATCGGTGAGCAATGATAAAAGTGGTTCTTCCCTTCTTAAGGACATCCATTGCTTCTTGAATGAGTGCTTCTGTTTCAGTATCAATACTTGAAGTCGCCTCATCAAGGATAAGGATGGCGGGATTAAATGCTAAAGCCCTGGCAAAGGATATTAACTGCCGCTGTCCACTTGAGAGAGTACTTCCCTTTTCAATCACTGGTTCATCAAAACCATGTTCCAGGTTTCTAAACACTTTATCCGCCCCAACATCTCTAAGTGCTTTTTCCACCGTTTCCCTTGAAATGGAAGGATCGTTTAGGCTTACGTTTGAAGCAATAGTTCCGGTAAACAAGTAAGGGTCCTGCAAGACAATCCCCATATGGTTCCTAATGGTTTGGCGAGGAATAGTTTTAATATCCTTTCCATCAATGGTTATCTGCCCTTTCTGAACATCATAAAAGCGGAAAAGTAAGTTCATAATGGAGCTTTTTCCGGAACCAGTATGACCTACTAAAGCAATCGTTTCACCATGGGTCGCCTCAAAGTCAATGCTCTTTAATACATATTCCCCTTCTTTATAACCAAAAGAAACATGATCAAACTTTACATTTCCTTTAAAGCGGTCAGTTCTCACATTGCTAACATCTTCCCCAGGTTCATCCATTAATTTAAACACCCGTTCACCTGCAACTAATGCCTGTTCTAAGTTAGCTAATTGATTGACAATCCCTTGAACCGGCTGAAACAAACGATTAATGTAATCGACAAAAGCATATAGCACCCCTAAGGAAATAACGTTAGCTGGGAGTAGTGCTTGTGCACCAAAATACCAGATGAAGGCTACAAATACTAAATTCCTTAAAATCCCGACTAAATTATGTGATGTTAAGCTATTCAAGCTTAATAATTTATTTTGATAGTGAAAATGTTCCTGGTTAAGCTTTCCAAACTCTTCTTTTGTATCCCTTTCTCTGCTAAATGCTTGAATAATGCTCATTCCCTGGATTGATTCATTAATCATCGCATTTATATCACTGTTTCTTGATCGTATGACACGGTTATATTTCGCTGCATACTTTCTGTAAATAATAGTCCAAGCATATAAGATAGGTAATAATAATAAACAAATCGCAGCAAGTTTTACATTTAGAATGAACAAAGCTGCATAAATCCCTGTAATATAAATGGCACTTGTAAAAAATGTGGCTAAAACTGTGACGTAAAGCTCTCTTATTGCTTCTGTATCATTTGTGATCCGTGCCACCACTTTACCGGCGGGAAAGGTATCAAAGTATTGAATAGGTAATCGTTGAATCTGTCCAAAAACATCCTCACGCATCTTTTGAATAATACGGTTAGCTGACTTTTTCAAGAAAAACCGTTCCCCATATTGAAAAATGGCTGACAGTACTAAAAGACCAAAATAGAGAGCTAATAGTTGAAAGATACTCGGAATTTCTGGCTGATAAAATGCTAATAATTCTGAGCCAGTCAGGATTTCCACCTGATATTCAGCCTTATTGTTTCCTTTTTGAATAGTTAGCTTTTCTCCCTTTAAGCTTCTTTTTCCATCGAATTTAAGCTTTTGGTCTACGAATACAAATGTTGAATTCACCTGCAAAATACGAATGGGTTTCCCTATTTCTTGATTGCTAGTGTGATATTTCTCTCTTATATAATATTTCCCATTAAATTTGACAGCCTTTTTGCCCTCTTTTGTTTCATACCAAGTGGACTCAATCCCTAAAATATGCTGATCAATGATATTTTTTGCAATAAACGGTCCAGCCAAATCAGTTACAACCGAGATGGTCAGCATGAACAATGCAGCAACAATAATTTTCTTATAACCCAAAGCATATTTAACTAAACGACGTCCTGTTGTCATGCTGTCACCTCACTCTCTACTTTATTTTCAATCTGCTGGCGTAAAAATTGTTCCTTATACCACCCGTCTTTTTCTAAAAGCTGTTCATGTGTTCCTTCTTCGATAATCCGGCCTTCGTCCAAGACTAAAATATGATCGGCATGCTGTACTGCTGACATTCGATGAGTAGTAATAATGGTCGTTTTTTCTTGTCTAACTTTACGAATATTCTCAATGATTCTTTTTTCCGTTTTGGCATCTACCGCTGACAAGGAATCATCTAGAATAAGTATTTCTGGATTTCTAATTAATGCCCTCGCAATGGATATCCTTTGTTTTTGCCCACCAGATAAAGCCACTCCTTTTTCACCAACAAGAGTATTTAGACCATCAGGAAGCATGTCTAAGTCTTTACGAAAGGCAGCTAAATCTATAGCCATTTCTAAATCTTTCTCACTCGCCTCTCGTCTACCAAAGAGGATATTTTCTTTCACACTTTTTGAAAAAAGCACATGATCCTGAGGCACATAGCCTATCCAATGGCGAATCTGGTTAAGTGTTTGTTGCTCTAACGAAACATTGGATATGGACAACTCCCCTGATCCTAATGGGTATTGCCTTAATAATTGTTTAATAAAAGTTGTCTTTCCGCTACCCGTTTTCCCAACGATCCCTAATGTTTGCCCTTGGAACAGCTCAACATTTACATTGATAAGATTATTCTCCTTAGAAGATGGGTAACGGAAGGTAACCTCTTTATAGTCAATTCGACTAGGATTTGATACTTCAACCACTTGAACTGGATTTACCACATCCTCTTTGTAACTAAGAGTTTCATTAACACGGTCTAATGAGGCATTTCCGCGCTGCATGACATTAATTAACTCTCCTATTGCAAACATCGGCCAAATTAGCATTCCTAAGTAAACATTAAAAGATACAAGATTTCCTAATGTAATTGCTTGGTGGAAAACTAGATAGGCTCCATATCCAAGTCCAATTAAATAACTAATTCCAACAAGCACTTTGATAGTTGGGTCAAACAATGAATCAATCTTTGCTACTCTGATATTTTTTTCATACACATCTTCCGTTAATTGATGGAATCGCTCACAATCAGCCTTTTCTTGAACATAGGCCCGAATAACCCTTACTCCAGCGATTGATTCTAAGACACTGTCATTGAGCTCACCAAAAGAATCTTGGGCTTCCATAAAGCGAGTATGAAGTCTTTTTCCATACATTTTCATTAGTAGTGCCATTATGGGGAGTGGAAGAATGGCAGCTAGAGTTAGCTTCCAACTAATCATAACTCCCATCGTGATAAGTAGAGTCAACATCCAGACACTTGAATCAACAAGGGTTAATATTCCAAATCCAGCTGTAATCGAAATAGCCTTTAGGTCATTAGTGGCACGTGCCATTAAATCACCTGTACGGTTTTGTTCGTAAAAGGCTGGTGTCATCTTTAACAAATGGTTCATAAAACGGGACCTTAGCTTTCGCTCAACTAAAAAGGCTCCTCCAAACAATTGATACATCCATATATAGGTGATAGCATAGGAGCTTACCATGATGATTAAAAGAATACTAAGATAGTGTATAATTTTTTCTTTATTCATTACACCGATATGAATATCATCGATTGCCATACCAATTATTTTTGGCGGTATTACGTCTAGAAGACCTACTAAAATCAATAGCGTCACAGCTACCACATATCGTTTCCAATTCTCTTTAAAGAACCAGCTTAATTTTTTTAATACCGAAAACATTTCCGAATTCCTCCCTTTGTTAACCTATCCGCCCTCTGGCTCCTTTTTTGTGTGTGCTAGTCTCACTTCTGAAATGATTAACATCGTTCATTCCTCCTATAGATTAATATTCATAAAGCCTCTGTTAAACTTGTCTGTTGATTTCCGCTCCAGGTGCGAGCGGTTCGTGGGCGTTTCGGCGAGCCTCCTCGGCGCTTGCGCCTGCGGGGTCTCCCCTGAACCGTACTCCCACAGGAGTCTTCGCACCTTCCTCTCCAATCAACAGGGTATAAAAATTAACCATGTTCATAACACAGCCTTTATAAAAAAAAGCATACTGCAAATGGTGCAGTATGCCTCCTTTTAAAATGGGACAAAAAAACACAAGTTGCGCAGCGAAGTAAACGCAACCTGTGTTTGGTTTAATCACGTCAAACAGAAAATAATTAACAGAAAACGATTG comes from the Neobacillus sp. PS2-9 genome and includes:
- a CDS encoding YheE family protein translates to MIMHFQFKALFDNKNIPGWNFSFYYKKQRYTGIYHQTGKVEWTTNTPEQEEIESLTSQIHELMLYHVYE
- a CDS encoding alpha/beta-type small acid-soluble spore protein is translated as MASNNNSNQLLVPGVEQALSQMKYEIASEFGVNLGADTTSRANGSVGGEITKRLVAMAESQLGGGFQR
- a CDS encoding YheC/YheD family protein; this encodes MITLGIMTLTMDSEQSYINDIARHAKECQMEIFRFSPSQIDPLTLMVNGRKYQPIDQSWVECECPIPTIIYDRCFYGDDDHSKQCMPIVSWLKSRQEITFLGYGLPNKLELYHSLKETLLSSYLPVSQAVSEPSLIIQKLSSIQRIILKPVNGSQGYGIYYLKRNDKTYQVKTEKNKEIITRIFPNETKLLLWLNTLLKKHKYLLQPYLELTNNELQPFDIRVLLQKNEKGGWVEGGRGVRVGSTGGILSNLSAGGSVFPFNTWLKTLPTITAEYIRQELNYILTNLPSILEQEFMPLFEIGVDIGVAKNGGLWILDMNSKPGRKVLLQTQPNVQDVLSRAPLLYGKYLSQSEETERKIYYEKTLSH
- a CDS encoding YheC/YheD family protein — protein: MISKNERPLIGIMTAKKANGTLAGNGLLFIELQKKLISLNGISFVFTPEDVEDERIIGYSYSLEKKCWRKETFPYPDLVYNRIPFRKSEQDVPSQRIFSRLKEKKIPYFNPGFIDKYELYELLKNHDVLHRFLPQTKQVNHRQELAFFLNKHTSIYLKPAQSAKGKGIFRLNRIGPEQLQFESIQMTENFRSLDDFWEKWSKELLDKNYLAQEEIQSAKYEGARFDFRILAHAEYDTYILTGVGIRQSHKQVITTHIPSGGKLLPYKLLQSEEHDQFFQLIVPYIGNALSTKFGYFGEFSIDACISEDGKYYIFEVNSKPMSFDEPHIEDRKIEQLCRLFLQLIKN
- a CDS encoding helix-turn-helix domain-containing protein, whose protein sequence is MLKKLLLLYENSILFTEKPKNPSDQLYVFFNDIGDEWIGIPKNEISDKELTLLKTIYTFVDYQADLVPSTAKGWYDFLLLDGPPPIFPSDSYFRLIQFHINDSDASQIEMESALKGFFTEEVNIIWESSRRGIVIEEKKQVSLSEEELISMSETLESDFYVKTSFFIGKFHPISEQLRLRFLQEKEYFSFGMSYLGTHDIFTFEHIFPAYLAAHLPMELKNKCIQGISEVFTEDQDLFSTIKVFLESNLNASLTAKKLYIHRNTLQYRIDKFHDKTGIGLKDFYGAFTVFLACLLFEQNHKK
- a CDS encoding YheC/YheD family protein, with translation MRKHYLIEVVDNDQMVVFCPSAILRDTQIKSIAFGSKSVEVDFLQHPDNEETIVMSRRIQKAIQLPSFKVPLHAFIDNQILTIGPLVGIFTAGFTTDPFLPMGDRTTFFAKLLSVNKTVGALPFVFGEQHINWEHGTIEGYFFHQHSWETVDVPFPNVIYDRLPNRRSEGNPKLIMVRDRLQKEYLIPWYNPGFFNKLDIYERLQQDTSVTSYLPETFPFISFSIIEIMLSKYGHIFIKPKNGSLGLGVHQIIYDKLTDDYYIRYQDREGTNRLRKFSTIEKLFNSVFANQSLENMIVQQGIHLLRNEQRSIDFRVHTNKDEFGKWHMTAIAAKIAGAGSVTTHTRSGGEIKTLEEIFTKEECKIYTEKLSTAALMLSSALDQVIEGIIGEIGFDIGIDRNGEVWLFEANSKPGRSIFSHPELEEFDLLTRKLSIAFAVFLTEQSLLHPEELFK
- a CDS encoding sn-glycerol-3-phosphate ABC transporter ATP-binding protein UgpC translates to MAELKLDHIYKIYDNKVTAVQDFNLHIEDKEFIVFVGPSGCGKSTTLRMIAGLEDISKGDFFIDGKRVNDVAPKDRDIAMVFQNYALYPHMTVYDNMAFGLKLRKFPKDEIDRRVKEAAKILGLEAYLTRKPKALSGGQRQRVALGRAIVRDAKVFLMDEPLSNLDAKLRVQMRAEIAKLHRRLDTTTIYVTHDQTEAMTMATRLVVMKDGIIQQVGSPKEVYEKPENVFVGGFIGSPAMNFFNGKLEDGKFVIGKNSIAVPEGKMKFLREQGYVGKSIILGVRPEDIHDEPVFIDASVGTKISATIDVAELTGAELMVYSSLSDQDFVARLDSRADVHPGDTVDLAFDLNKAHFFDADSEFRIRP